A single region of the Rattus rattus isolate New Zealand chromosome 8, Rrattus_CSIRO_v1, whole genome shotgun sequence genome encodes:
- the Angptl6 gene encoding angiopoietin-related protein 6 isoform X2 has translation MGTAVLRKLQLLLLLGAWRALGDAARCRVTLVLSPQMATSAVCRSSEASQDSELATLRMRLGRHEALLRALQRRAAEGGALAGEVRALREHSLTLNTRLGQLRAQLQQEAGAEPDLGAEPAAALGLLAERALGAEAEVRLTTARLQQLEEQLREHAQLMNQHSSLLGRLQRACAGPERGQQQVVLPLPLVPLVPLSLVGSASNTSRRLDQIPERQREQSLRQQGPPSSPLPTGHIAVPTRPVGPWRDCAEAQGAGHWQSGVYELRLGRRVVPVWCEQQQEGGGWTVIQRRQDGSVNFFTNWQHYKVGFGRPDGEYWLGLEPVHQVTSRGDHELLILLEDWGGRGARAHYDSFSLEPESDHYRLRLGQYHGDAGDSLSWHNDKPFSTVDRDRDSYSGNCALYHRGGWWYHACAHSNLNGVWYHGGHYRSRYQDGVYWAEFRGGAYSLKKAAMLTRLVRL, from the exons ATGGGGACTGCTGTGCTGCGGAagctgcagctgctgctcctgctgggcGCTTGGAGGGCGCTTGGAGATGCCGCGCGGTGCCGCGTCACCCTTGTTTTGTCCCCGCAGATGGCGACTAGCGCCGTCTGCAGGAGCTCAGAAGCTTCCCAAGACAGCGAACTGGCCACGCTGCGCATGCGCCTGGGCCGTCACGAGGCGCTGCTGCGCGCGCTGCAAAGGCGTGCGGCCGAGGGTGGTGCGCTCGCGGGCGAGGTGCGCGCGCTGCGCGAGCACAGTCTCACCTTAAACACGCGTCTGGGCCAGCTGCGCGCGCAACTGCAGCAGGAGGCGGGGGCGGAGCCTGACCTGGGGGCGGAGCCTGCTGCGGCGCTTGGTTTGCTAGCAGAGCGCGCGCTGGGTGCGGAGGCCGAAGTGCGCCTGACGACCGCGCGCCTGCAGCAGCTGGAGGAGCAGCTCCGTGAGCATGCGCAGCTCATGAACCAGCATAGCAGCCTCCTTGGCCGCCTGCAACGCGCGTGCGCGGGCCCGGAACGGGGCCAGCAGCAGGTA GTCCTGCCACTGCCCCTGGTGCCTTTGGTTCCTCTGAGTCTAGTGGGAAGTGCCAGCAACACCAGTCGGAGGCTGGACCAAATTCCAGAGCgccagagagagcagagcttGAGACAGCAGGGGCCTCCATCTTCTCCGCTGCCCACAGGGCACATTGCTGTCCCCACCAGACCAGTGG GCCCATGGAGGGATTGTGCGGAGGCCCAGGGGGCAGGTCACTGGCAGAGTGGAGTGTATGAACTGCGGTTGGGCCGTCGTGTGGTGCCCGTGTGGTGTGAACAGCAGCAGGAGGGTGGAGGCTGGACCGTCATCCAAAGGCGGCAGGATGGCTCTGTCAACTTCTTCACCAACTGGCAACATTACAAG GTGGGCTTTGGACGGCCGGACGGAGAATACTGGCTGGGCTTGGAACCCGTGCATCAGGTGACTAGCCGCGGGGACCACGAGCTGCTGATACTCTTAGAGGACTGGGGGGGCCGTGGGGCACGCGCCCACTATGACAGCTTCTCCTTGGAACCCGAGAGTGACCACTACCGGCTGCGGCTTGGCCAGTACCATGGTGATGCTGGAGATTCCCTCTCCTGGCACAATGACAAACCTTTCAGCACTGTGGATAGGGACAGAGACTCGTATTCTG GCAACTGTGCCCTCTACCATCGTGGGGGCTGGTGGTACCATGCCTGcgcccactccaacctcaatggtGTATGGTATCACGGAGGTCATTACCGGAGCCGATACCAGGACGGGGTCTACTGGGCCGAGTTCCGTGGTGGGGCGTACTCTCTGAAGAAGGCTGCTATGCTGACCCGGCTTGTGCGGTTGTGA
- the Angptl6 gene encoding angiopoietin-related protein 6 isoform X1: MGTAVLRKLQLLLLLGAWRALGDAARCRVTLVLSPQMATSAVCRSSEASQDSELATLRMRLGRHEALLRALQRRAAEGGALAGEVRALREHSLTLNTRLGQLRAQLQQEAGAEPDLGAEPAAALGLLAERALGAEAEVRLTTARLQQLEEQLREHAQLMNQHSSLLGRLQRACAGPERGQQQVLPLPLVPLVPLSLVGSASNTSRRLDQIPERQREQSLRQQGPPSSPLPTGHIAVPTRPVGPWRDCAEAQGAGHWQSGVYELRLGRRVVPVWCEQQQEGGGWTVIQRRQDGSVNFFTNWQHYKVGFGRPDGEYWLGLEPVHQVTSRGDHELLILLEDWGGRGARAHYDSFSLEPESDHYRLRLGQYHGDAGDSLSWHNDKPFSTVDRDRDSYSGNCALYHRGGWWYHACAHSNLNGVWYHGGHYRSRYQDGVYWAEFRGGAYSLKKAAMLTRLVRL, encoded by the exons ATGGGGACTGCTGTGCTGCGGAagctgcagctgctgctcctgctgggcGCTTGGAGGGCGCTTGGAGATGCCGCGCGGTGCCGCGTCACCCTTGTTTTGTCCCCGCAGATGGCGACTAGCGCCGTCTGCAGGAGCTCAGAAGCTTCCCAAGACAGCGAACTGGCCACGCTGCGCATGCGCCTGGGCCGTCACGAGGCGCTGCTGCGCGCGCTGCAAAGGCGTGCGGCCGAGGGTGGTGCGCTCGCGGGCGAGGTGCGCGCGCTGCGCGAGCACAGTCTCACCTTAAACACGCGTCTGGGCCAGCTGCGCGCGCAACTGCAGCAGGAGGCGGGGGCGGAGCCTGACCTGGGGGCGGAGCCTGCTGCGGCGCTTGGTTTGCTAGCAGAGCGCGCGCTGGGTGCGGAGGCCGAAGTGCGCCTGACGACCGCGCGCCTGCAGCAGCTGGAGGAGCAGCTCCGTGAGCATGCGCAGCTCATGAACCAGCATAGCAGCCTCCTTGGCCGCCTGCAACGCGCGTGCGCGGGCCCGGAACGGGGCCAGCAGCAG GTCCTGCCACTGCCCCTGGTGCCTTTGGTTCCTCTGAGTCTAGTGGGAAGTGCCAGCAACACCAGTCGGAGGCTGGACCAAATTCCAGAGCgccagagagagcagagcttGAGACAGCAGGGGCCTCCATCTTCTCCGCTGCCCACAGGGCACATTGCTGTCCCCACCAGACCAGTGG GCCCATGGAGGGATTGTGCGGAGGCCCAGGGGGCAGGTCACTGGCAGAGTGGAGTGTATGAACTGCGGTTGGGCCGTCGTGTGGTGCCCGTGTGGTGTGAACAGCAGCAGGAGGGTGGAGGCTGGACCGTCATCCAAAGGCGGCAGGATGGCTCTGTCAACTTCTTCACCAACTGGCAACATTACAAG GTGGGCTTTGGACGGCCGGACGGAGAATACTGGCTGGGCTTGGAACCCGTGCATCAGGTGACTAGCCGCGGGGACCACGAGCTGCTGATACTCTTAGAGGACTGGGGGGGCCGTGGGGCACGCGCCCACTATGACAGCTTCTCCTTGGAACCCGAGAGTGACCACTACCGGCTGCGGCTTGGCCAGTACCATGGTGATGCTGGAGATTCCCTCTCCTGGCACAATGACAAACCTTTCAGCACTGTGGATAGGGACAGAGACTCGTATTCTG GCAACTGTGCCCTCTACCATCGTGGGGGCTGGTGGTACCATGCCTGcgcccactccaacctcaatggtGTATGGTATCACGGAGGTCATTACCGGAGCCGATACCAGGACGGGGTCTACTGGGCCGAGTTCCGTGGTGGGGCGTACTCTCTGAAGAAGGCTGCTATGCTGACCCGGCTTGTGCGGTTGTGA
- the LOC116907690 gene encoding suppressor of SWI4 1 homolog: MGQSGRSRHQKRARAQAQLRNLEAYAAQPHSFVFTRGRAGRSVQQLSLDVRRVLEPLTATRLQVRKKNSLKDCVAVAGPLGVTHFLVLSKTDSSVYLKLMRLPGGPTLTFQINKYTLIRDVVSSLRRHRMHEQQFNHPPLLILNSFGTPGMHVKLMATMFQNLFPSINVHTVNLNTIKRCLLINYNPDSQELDFRHYSIKVVPVGASRGMKKLLQEKFPNMSRLQDISELLASGVGLSESEVEPDGEHNTTELPQAVAGRGNMQAQQSAVRLTEIGPRMTLQLIKIQEGVGNGNVLFHNFVHKTEEELQAILAAKEEKLRLKAQRQNQQAENLKRKQELREAHKKKSLAGIKRARAKADGDSDAEDPGAPPEAVGASQLEEEEDDAEYFRQAVGEEPDEDLFPTVAKRRRQGGPVGKKRQGKEQRPGNKGRGQGGNWRALKPHGRSQRVKTKLGPRARSHDLGPPSRKGP, from the exons ATGGGGCAGTCGGGGCGG TCCCGACATCAGAAGCGCGCTCGCGCCCAGGCGCAGCTCCGCAACCTCGAGGCCTACGCCGCACAGCCGCACTCATTCGTGTTCACGCGAGGCCGAGCGGGTCGCAGTGTCCAGCAGCTCAGCCTGGATGTGCGGCGGGTCTTGGAACCTCTCACCGCCACACGGCTGCAG GTTCGAAAGAAGAACTCACTGAAGGACTGTGTGGCAGTGGCCGGTCCCCTGGGGGTCACACACTTTCTTGTTTTGAGCAAAACAGACAGCAGTGTATACTTG AAGCTGATGCGACTCCCAGGAGGCCCCACTTTGACCTTCCAGATAAACAAG TACACACTGATACGGGATGTTGTCTCTTCCCTTCGTCGGCACCGGATGCACGAGCAGCAGTTTAACCACCCGCCCCTCCTGATTCTGAACAGCTTTGGCACCCCAGGCATGCACGTCAAACTCATGGCCACCATGTTCCAGAACCTGTTCCCATCCATTAACGTGCACACG GTGAACCTAAACACCATCAAGCGTTGCCTCCTCATTAACTACAATCCCGACTCCCAGGAGCTGGACTTCCGGCACTA CAGCATCAAAGTGGTCCCTGTGGGTGCGAGCCGTGGCATGAAAAAGCTCTTACAGGAGAAGTTTCCTAACATGAGCCGATTGCAGGACATCAGTGAGCTGCTGGCCTC GGGTGTGGGGCTGTCCGAAAGTGAGGTGGAGCCGGACGGAGAACACAATACCACAGAACTGCCCCAGGCGGTGGCTGGCCGCGGGAACATGCAGGCCCAGCAGAGTGCCGTCCGACTCACAGAG ATTGGGCCCCGGATGACACTGCAGCTCATTAAGATCCAGGAGGGCGTTGGGAACGGCAATGTCCTCTTCCACAATTTTG TGCACAAGACCGAGGAGGAGCTGCAGGCCATCCTGGCAGCGAAGGAGGAGAAGCTACGGCTCAAGGCACAGCGTCAGAACCAACAGGCAGAGAACTTGAAGCGCAAGCAGGAACTGCGTGAGGCCCACAA GAAGAAGAGCCTGGCAGGCATAAAGCGAGCACGTGCAAAGGCCGATGGCGACAGTGATGCTGAGGACCCAGGGGCACCTCCAGAAGCAGTGGGGGCGAGccagctggaggaggaagaggatgatgcGGAGTATTTCCGCCAGGCTGTGGGCGAGGAGCCTGATGAAG ACTTGTTCCCCACAGTGGCCAAGCGGAGACGGCAGGGGGGCCCTGTGGGCAAGAAGCGGCAAGGGAAGGAGCAGAGGCCTGGAAATAAAGGCCGTGGTCAGGGTGGCAACTGGCGGGCTCTGAAGCCACATGGCAGATCCCAGAGAGTCAAGACCAAGCTGGGACCCAGAGCCAGGTCCCATGACTTGGGTCCACCATCAAGGAAAGGACCCTGA
- the Eif3g gene encoding eukaryotic translation initiation factor 3 subunit G, protein MPTGDFDSKPSWADQVEEEGEDDKCVTSELLKGIPLPTGDTSPEPELLPGDPLPPPKEVINGNIKTVTEYKIEEDGKKFKIVRTFRIETRKASKAVARRKNWKKFGNSEFDPPGPNVATTTVSDDVSMTFITSKEDLNCQEEEDPMNKLKGQKIVSCRICKGDHWTTRCPYKDTLGPMQKELAEQLGLSTGEKEKLPGELEPVQAAQNKTGKYVPPSLRDGASRRGESMQPNRRADDNATIRVTNLSEDTRETDLQELFRPFGSISRIYLAKDKTTGQSKGFAFISFHRREDAARAIAGVSGFGYDHLILNVEWAKPSTN, encoded by the exons ATGCCGACTGGCGACTTTGA CTCGAAGCCCAGCTGGGCCGACcaggtggaagaggagggagaggacg ACAAGTGTGTCACCAGCGAGCTCCTGAAAGGAATCCCTCTGCCCACCGGTGACACCAGTCCAGAGCCGGAGTTACTGCCTGGAG ACCCACTGCCACCTCCCAAGGAAGTCATCAATGGGAACATAAAGACGGTGACTGAGTACAAGATagaggaagatgggaagaagTTCAAG ATTGTCAGAACCTTCAGAATTGAGACCCGGAAGGCATCAAAGGCTGTGGCCAGGAGGAAG AATTGGAAGAAGTTTGGCAACTCAGAGTTTGACCCGCCAGGGCCCAATGTAGCCACTACCACAGTCAGTGATGACGTCTCCATGACATTCATCACTAGCAAAGAG GACCTGAActgccaggaggaggaggacccaATGAACAAGCTCAAGGGCCAGAAGATCGTGTCCTGCCGCATTTGCAAGGGCGACCATTGGACCACCCGCTGCCCCTATAAGGACACACTAGGACCCATGCAGAAGGAGCTGGCTGAGCAGCTGGGCCTGTCTACCGGGGAGAAGGAGAAATTGCCAGGAG AACTGGAGCCTGTGCAGGCCGCCCAGAACAAGACAGGGAAGTACGTGCCTCCTAGTCTCCGGGACGGGGCCAGCCGCCGTGGGGAGTCTATGCAGCCAAACCGCAGAG CTGATGACAATGCCACCATCCGTGTCACTAATCTGTCTGAGGACACTCGTGAGACTGACTTACAGGAACTCTTCCGGCCTTTCGGCTCCATCTCCCGAATCTACTTGGCCAAGGACAAGACCACTGGGCAGTCCAAG GGTTTTGCCTTTATCAGCTTTCACCGCCGGGAGGATGCTGCGCGTGCCATTGCAGGGGTGTCTGGCTTTGGCTACGACCATCTTATCCTCAATGTCGAGTGGGCCAA gccTTCAACGAATTAA